The DNA window CGTACGTCACACTGGACACGGAAGGCTATCGCAGCGGCAGCATGAATGCGCTGTTGCCGGTGGCTTCGCTTTTGCAGGCTGGCAATCATGCAGCGTGATCAGTCACAAACAATCGGAAGTGGCCGTCCGGATAAAACGGACCGTTGGCCCGCACTCGCGTTTTTAGAATCCGCTACCTGGGCCTGCAGCCCAGGCTACAATTGCGGCGCGCCGTTGGCGCTTGTTGTATCGGCAGGCCAAGCCTTTTCGAAACAGCATCTCTCACGCACGCCTGGTCGAAAGAAATCCGACTATGCAGCGTGACACCCTTCTGCAACTTCTGCGGCAACTGGAAGCGGGCTACATTACCGCAGAGCAGACCGCGGACAAGTTAGCTTCGTTACCTTTCGAAGACCTTGAGTTTGCCAAGGTCGATCATCATCGTTCCCTGCGTAGTGGTCTACCGGAAGTGGTGTTTGCTGCGGGAAAAACTTCGGAAGAAACGGCCGCTATTCTTGCGCGCATTCATGCGAACGGCACGCCCGCATTGGCTACTCGCGCGGACGCTGCTGCGTTTGAAGCGACGCAGAAGCTGATTCCCGATGCGAAGTACCATGCACGCGCACGCTGCATTACTTGTGGCGATGGCGCGAAGAAGAGCGGTGGTCGTGTTGCCGTGATCTGTGCGGGCACGAGCGATCTGAATGTTGCGGAAGAAGCCGCCATCACCGCGGATTTCTTTGGTGCAACGGTTTCGCGATTCACGGATGTGGGTGTTGCGGGACTGCATCGGCTGCTTGCGCATCTGAATGCAATTCGTGAAGCGGATGCGGTGATTTGTTGTGCTGGCATGGAAGGTGCTTTGCCTTCGGTTGTTGGTGGGCTTGTTGCCGTGCCGGTGATCGCCGTGCCAACGAGCGTTGGTTATGGTGCAGCCTTTGGCGGCGTGGCGGCGCTGCTGGGTATGTTGAACAGTTGTTCGCCCAATATCACCGTCACCAATATCGACAACGGCTTCGGCGCCGGTTACGTGGCTACATTGTACGCAAACCGCACCGGGCGCTGACCTTTCTTCACCGACTCCGTCGTCCTGGGCAAAACGTAGCGTGGTGTCGGCAGAGGTGGTCTTTCTTCGTAGCAATGCTGCTGGATTTTCAGCAGCATTGCAGAGCGCACAGAAGAAAGCATCTCCCCTTCGCTTCGCTCGAGGGCATGCTTCGACTTCACTTCGTTTCGCTCAGGATGACGACCTTACGGTCGTATGAGCGTGCTTTGCACGCTGCCCAGGTTAGCTTCGCGAACCTGGGGCACCCGGTTCTTGGCTGCAGGTCGTTTTTGCTTTCCTGACACGTTGTAGAGGGTGTGGAGGAATGCAGGTCCTTCAGCTACGCTTCGCTTCGTTCAGGATGACGGTCTTCGACCGTACGAGCTTCGCTGGGGATGGTCTTTGACCGCAGGAGCTTTGTAGCGCTCACAGGGAAGGTCTGCGACCATACGAGCTTTGCTGGGGACGGTCTTTGACCGTAGGAGCTTCGCTGGAATACAAGGTTTCGTTGGAATACAAGGTATTGATGGCCTTTCCTATGTCAGAAGAATTGCTCTAAAGTGGATTTATTCCAACGGCATACGAGGCTGATGTTTTGAACTCAGGAAAACAGGAACGCAGCCTGCGTGCCCACCAGGGCATCACGCTTGTCCTGCTGTTCGCGGCAGGCATTGTGAACTTCTTTGATCGTTCGTCTTTGTCCGTTGCAAATACTGTCGTACGCGGTGAGCTGCATCTGAACAACGCGCAGATGGGCTGGCTGCTCTCCTCTTTCTCGTTGTCTTATGGCTTTGCGCAGCTTGGGTTGGTCGCGTGGCTGGATCGATTAGGCACGCGAGTAATGCTGGGCATTGGGCTGGCGGTGTGGAGCCTGGCGCAACTGCTCACTGGATTCGTTACGTCGTTCCCCGTGTTCATCATTCTGCGCATTTTGTTGGGAGCGGGTGAAGCGCCGTTTTATCCCAGCGGCATTCGAAGCGTTCGCGAATGGTTCAGCCGTGGCACACGCGGACGCGCCACGGCGCTGATGAGTTCGTCGCAGACGTTTGGGCTTGCTGCTGCGCCGCCGTTGCTCACACTGTTAATGCTGCGCATTGGTTGGCGCGGCATGTTTGAGGTTTTGGGTGCCGCAGGACTTGTCGTTGCGTTGTTGTGGCTTGTGCTGCATCGCCCACGTTCGGC is part of the Terriglobus sp. RCC_193 genome and encodes:
- the larB gene encoding nickel pincer cofactor biosynthesis protein LarB gives rise to the protein MQRDTLLQLLRQLEAGYITAEQTADKLASLPFEDLEFAKVDHHRSLRSGLPEVVFAAGKTSEETAAILARIHANGTPALATRADAAAFEATQKLIPDAKYHARARCITCGDGAKKSGGRVAVICAGTSDLNVAEEAAITADFFGATVSRFTDVGVAGLHRLLAHLNAIREADAVICCAGMEGALPSVVGGLVAVPVIAVPTSVGYGAAFGGVAALLGMLNSCSPNITVTNIDNGFGAGYVATLYANRTGR